From one Mytilus edulis chromosome 1, xbMytEdul2.2, whole genome shotgun sequence genomic stretch:
- the LOC139490890 gene encoding uncharacterized protein has protein sequence MTHMLNLEEQMTGLKRKPSDLPGDQPPPKLLKQTTSTTIDTAVEKESDIDSLPPPVLEKADTYDEERPKAVPYGIKANDNGSDSSTPPPVLPRFPTLQPSKPMTSDKYFGFDIPSDSDDEDDTIRKIAESISVGEDSVDSIASLKPKMSSMGTNTPYDDDRSISKRDVHVSLKRVDTLNISDSNGSNGEEKKAKLIKKGIIKKVLSPKKSLQSKKSVTVKKEKSVILNLLESLRTVQKMPSGATIEKIMKFGDHEVIDLPSDRSLTVYEFDDEKFTSITPSNLLPRPSVQVVSDTLKSIEDEAPADSSALPKLECVSSEEFSTDELSDAETNNSAPVLQKMCITSPTKSPKKFIHGGIREIVFSFDTTGSMYSYMEETKEKLREIIERLKIDIPGVRLAFVAHGDYYDLKNDRYLIKWLDFGATIDEICNFFEYLPITHGGDADECYELVLRKVRESLSWTTGSQRCLVMIGDSDPHEPGYEFEDFKNDIDWKEETKKLNEMGVRIYGMQVGYRSDFYRQISQTTGGAHLRLESANLTPDMFMSVCLREGNLKLLKTYEAEVMKRPEYKTGLDLELARLFSSLKNVADNIAMKFKKNIIEGSTQNGKKAVKRENTSMTESPGTKIAKMAKKALAEDGKVKKKIKTLSPERKQSTSDKIAKNLIKKAIKGKAIKDKKKTALTKEKKKISLKSTKKSGVKNIKEKKKTAAKLTKKPVVKKDMKKKPSKPGLPGKKAKTVLGSKVQKTISKGKQTATKVKAKSVMKAILKSKTVKPSKKTLSIRPNTKLKVKNTTAKKVIKNKTLTKGTIKKDPKTKILSKVKSKETPTKKIVKTKVKTVEVKKKIPKKLAEKKKNVLKQKTEKKGTKASPEKKKIKPQEKKATNKKSEEKEKKSAAKTSKKTEAKKSIDKPIKVKKPKNLQPREIASIAKFVTGPLSCSSWEQWTPLIAHEKPRSGNWSKGKGGCPGYCNSDIDKDKDSVLVMYEFAVSPPDSSKKYPVCFYSQNENIWEFCKDKYIQKELERVIKSKGSISVRKGTVNKNDETLFLKTVEHVRNMFDYAWNSNASKETTRKDDLVKEGFIIAKV, from the exons ATGACGCATATGTTGAATTTAG AGGAACAAATGACCGGGCTGAAGCGCAAGCCATCAGACCTGCCCGGTGATCAGCCACCACCAAAGTTACTTAAGCAAACAACCAGTACAACAATAGATACAGCAGTAGAGAAAGAGTCTGATATTGACAGTCTCCCTCCTCCTGTGTTGGAAAAGGCAGATACGTATGATGAGGAAAGACCTAAGGCTGTGCCTTATGGAATCAAAGCAAATGACAATGGATCAGACAGTTCAACACCACCTCCAGTCTTGCCAAGATTTCCAACATTGCAGCCCTCAAAACCCATGACATCTGACAAGTATTTTGGGTTCGATATTCCTAGTGATAGTGACGATGAAGATGATACCATAAGAAAAATAGCTGAATCAATCAGTGTAGGAGAAGATTCAGTAGACAGTATAGCATCTCTTAAACCTAAAATGTCTTCTATGGGAACAAATACACCTTATGATGATGATAGGTCTATTAGTAAAAGagatgtacatgtatctttaaaaagGGTAGACACTTTAAATATATCAGATAGTAATGGGTCAAATGGGGAAGAAAAGAAAGCAAAACTGATTAAAAAAGGCATTATCAAAAAAGTATTGTCACCTAAAAAAAGTCTACAGTCAAAGAAAAGTGTTACTGTCAAAAAGGAAAAGTCAGTTATATTGAATTTACTAGAGTCACTTAGAACAGTCCAGAAAATGCCTTCAGGTGCTACGATagaaaagataatgaaatttggTGATCATGAAGTTATAGATTTACCATCAGATAGATCTCTTACTGTTTATGAATTTGATGACGAAAAGTTTACATCCATCACACCAAGTAATCTTTTACCGAGACCTTCAGTGCAGGTAGTTTCAGATACTTTAAAATCAATTGAAGATGAGGCACCTGCAGACAGTTCAGCTTTACCAAAACTTGAATGTGTTTCTAGTGAAGAGTTTTCAACAGATGAACTATCAGATGCAGAGACGAACAATTCAGCCCCAGTCCTGCAAAAAATGTGTATAACTTCTCCCACCAAATCACCGAAAAAATTCATTCACGGTGGAAtcagggaaattgttttttcatttgacaCAACTGGCTCTATGTACAGTTATATGGAAGAGACAAAAGAAAAATTGCGAGAAATTATTGAACGTTTAAAAATAGATATTCCAGGTGTACGATTAGCTTTTGTAGCTCATGGGGACTATTATGATTTAAAGAATGATAGGTATTTAATTAAATGGCTTGATTTTGGTGCAACTATAGATGAAATATgtaatttctttgaatatttacCAATTACTCATGGTGGGGATGCAGATGAATGTTATGAATTAGTTTTGCGGAAAGTACGGGAATCTTTATCATGGACGACAGGAAGTCAGCGATGCTTAGTAATGATTGGAGATTCAGATCCTCATGAACCAGGATATGAGTTTGAAGATTTCAAGAATGATATTGATTGGaaagaagaaacaaaaaaattaaatgaaatg GGAGTTAGAATTTATGGAATGCAGGTTGGTTACAGATCCGATTTCTACAGACAGATATCACAGACCACAGGTGGCGCTCATCTACGTTTGGAATCGGCTAATCTTACTCCTGATATGTTTATGTCTGTCTGCTTACGAGAAGGCAATCTTAAACTTCTAaag ACTTATGAAGCAGAAGTAATGAAAAGACCAGAATACAAAACTGGTTTAGATTTAGAATTAGCAAGACTGTTCAGTTCATTAAAAAATGTAGCAGATAATATTGCCATGAAATTCAAGAAGAATATAATAGAAGGAAGTACACAAAATGGTAAAAAAGCAGTAAAGAGAGAAAATACGTCCATGACAGAGTCACCTGGTACTAAAATTGCCAAAATGGCAAAGAAGGCTTTAGCTGAAGATGGCAAGGTTaagaagaaaattaaaacattgtcACCTGAAAGAAAGCAATCAACCTCAGACAAAATTGCAAAGAATTTGATTAAAAAGGCAATTAAAGGAAAGGCAATAAAAGATAAGAAGAAAACAGCTTTAACtaaagagaaaaagaaaatttcactgaaaagtaccaaaaaatctggtgttaaaaatattaaagagaaaaagaaaacagcTGCAAAATTAACAAAGAAGCCTGTTGTAAAGAAAGATATGAAAAAGAAACCATCAAAACCAGGTCTTCCAGGGAAAAAGGCCAAAACTGTGTTAGGTTCTAAAGTTCAAAAAACTATTTCTAAAGGAAAACAGACTGCAACTAAAGTTAAAGCAAAGTCTGTaatgaaagcaatattgaaaTCAAAGACAGTTAAACCTTCAAAGAAAACACTTTCAATTAGACCTAATACaaagttaaaagttaaaaatacaacTGCAAAGAAGGTTATTAAGAATAAAACTCTTACCAAAGGTACTATTAAGAAAGATCCTAAAACTAAAATATTAAGTAAAGTGAAGTCTAAAgaaactcctacaaagaaaattgttaaGACGAAAGTAAAAACTGTAGAAGTAAAGAAGAAAATACCAAAGAAATtagcagaaaagaaaaaaaatgttctaaaacaaaaaactgaaaagAAAGGAACTAAAGCTTCTCctgagaagaaaaaaattaagccACAAGAGAAGAAAGCAACAAACAAAAAGAGTGAGGAAAAAGAAAAGAAGTCTGCAGCTAAGACTAGCAAGAAGACAGAAGCAAAGAAATCCATTGACAAACCCATCAAg GTTAAAAAACCAAAGAATTTACAGCCAAGAGAAATTGCCAGTATAGCCAAGTTTGTGACAGGACCTTTAAGTTGTTCATCCTGGGAACAGTGGACGCCGCTGATTGCTCATGAAAAACCAAGGAGTGGGAACTGGTCAAAAGGAAAAGGTGGATGTCCAGGATATTGCAATTCAGACATTGATAAAGATAAAGACTCAGTGCTTGTCATGTACGAGTTTGCAGTATCTCCGCCTGACAGTTCTAAAAAATACCCAGTTTGTTTCTATTCACAGAATGAAAATATATGGGAATTTTGCAAAGACAAATATATTCAGAAAGAACTTGAAAGAGTGATCAAATCCAAAGGGTCAATCAGTGTTCGTAAAGGAACAGTAAATAAGAACGATGAAACATTGTTCCTAAAAACTGTAGAACATGTTCGAAATATGTTTGATTATGCATGGAACAGTAACGCTTCTAAAGAAACCACTAGAAAGGATGACTTGGTAAAAGAAGGATTCATTATAGCTAAAGTGTGA
- the LOC139520018 gene encoding uncharacterized protein, which yields MVEKWNIWYLGIFLISVISVDAECYYDYYTDSYDCYANVSIVIGAVIGGLFGVAIIGGVVTFICCTFVKTSGIRGHVVQPGTLSTIHTVQRQQIQQTHQTTYQLQALPINTCPTYNQSQIQNQQKNYQYIPPQNMAYRNTAYPTQQAPSCPPQPQADCPPPPPYY from the exons atggtTGAAAAATGGAACATATGGTACTTAGGAATCTTCTTGATTTCGG ttaTCTCTGTCGATGCAGAATGTTACTACGATTATTATACAGATTCCTATGACTGCTATGCAAATGT TTCAATTGTTATTGGTGCAGTTATTGGTGGCTTATTTGGAGTTGCAATTATAGGAGGAGTCGTCACTTTTATATGTTGTACCTTTGTTAAAACAAGCGGAATCAGAGGGCATGTGGTACAGCCAGGAACCTTATCAACTATTCACACTGTTCAAAGACAACAAATTCAGCAAA CACATCAAACAACTTACCAACTGCAAGCTCTACCAATAAATACTTGTCCGACGTATAACCAATCTCAGATCCAAAATCAACAGAAGAATTACCAGTATATACCTCCTCAGAACATGGCTTATCGGAACACTGCGTATCCAACACAACAGGCACCCAGCTGTCCGCCACAACCACAAGCCGACTGTCCGCCGCCACCACCATATTATTAA